Genomic window (Pectinophora gossypiella chromosome 5, ilPecGoss1.1, whole genome shotgun sequence):
tcacgtcaaaaaaaagctgtcTTTGATAACTGACATAACTGTAATTTTtactaaagtgatttgtgttttattgacaattgtaaaaggtgcaaatcagtttcgccaaaatTTTTGAAGATACACCAGTTCACGACATCAGCGAAGATCTGTGAACGGGTACGTATAAACACGAACAATAAATGAAACTCACACAAAATCATATCCATCTTCTCTGACGAAAGACTTTTCTGTGAGGGTTTCTACTTCAGGTTTGTCGGAGTCAGCAGCTGCCGCTGTCGCGACCACCAGAGCGAAGATAACCAGCTTCTGCAAAATTAACGATGGATGATGAAAGGAATgtgctttatttttattcttctctCGTAGGGGTTGTGAGAGCagagacctcatcaaccctggtgtcatggttactatttttatttaataaatatatcgaTCCAGACTACACTTTTTGGAATAATTGTCCTTCTATtccattatatttaaaaagtaaaaaaaaaatgttagactTACCAAGGAGACCATGGTGCGATTCTCAATGTCGTCAATAAAGACAACTGATAAAAAATAGTGGCACACTCTTCTTAAATACAACACTTGTTTGTAGTTGTTACAGCGATTGGCAAAGTG
Coding sequences:
- the LOC126366786 gene encoding flexible cuticle protein 12-like isoform X1, with protein sequence MTPGLMRSLLSQPLREKNKNKAHSFHHPSLILQKLVIFALVVATAAAADSDKPEVETLTEKSFVREDGYDFVYKTSDGVSRQEEGQLITVGDQQGIGIKGSYSYVAPDGQEYQVTFTADDKGFKPQIRVIAPGSQ